From the Pleurodeles waltl isolate 20211129_DDA chromosome 6, aPleWal1.hap1.20221129, whole genome shotgun sequence genome, the window AGTTGTTCTTGTCAATCTGCAAAAAGTTTAGTTGACAGCCAGTTTTAATGACCGTTCACTAAATGGTTCCCAAGGTAATAGTATAAAATACAAAAAACCTAATGACCTCACACCTTGAGaggtttctttttttctgtctatgGCTGCAAAGCTTTTCTAGGcagtaaaggacagaaaaaaacacattgcacAGCCCACCCTAAACAGAGCATGCGGTGTAATGTATTTTCTCTGACAGCCCCTTAACTGTCAGGCTGCTGGAGTAAGATTTTTTTGTTAAGCCAAAAGGGTATCAGTCCACTGAaaactagagttttgtttgtctcgAAACAAGACAGGTGGACTtagggtttggcagacagggtaccctctcttccaaactctaaatcaggccctaaatatattTCAACAAACATTCTTTCACTTGAGGGACATCTCTGATAATGAAGATTATGCAGTTTAAATGCAAAAGTCATTACAATGTAATGTAGAATGAAAGCCAGAGTCGTACAAAAGCTGAAGATGTGCCTGCGGCCCGCAAAAGTATTTCCGGTGTCATTCCTTCTCCTTTGTCGACCCGGAAGCTGCCGTCGTCTCCAGCGTCATCGGCTCCAGCAGTGCGCCGGATGACACAGCGGAGTACAAGCAATAGCATCCCTATTGACCTTCGCCTCCAGTGGTTGCTTAGCACCGGAGGGGAAAACACGCCAATGAGGCTTTTACACCACGTGCACCCAAAGGAGCGAGTGAAACTTAAGTTATGCATAGCTGGGATGGGCGCGACCCAATAACAACAGTAAGTTTGCAGCTACAGAACAAAGAGGAGGAAATCGCAAAAGAAAAACATAGCTTCTCGACACCGATATGGGCCTTGTTATGAGCATGGTCAAAGAAGCATTAGGTGGCTTCTTTGGCCGCAAAGCCCGCATTGTGATGATGGGCCTCGACGCTGCTGGCAAAACCTCCATTCTGTACAAGCTGAAGATGAATCAGACCGTGGCTACCATCCCCACCATTGGCTTCAATGTGGAGACAGTGAAGACCTCAAAGAACGAGTTCTTCACCATAATGGATGTAAGCGGTAGGAAAAACATCAGGGGCCTGTGGAAGAGCTACTTCACCGACACGGACGCGCTGATCTTCGTGGTGGACAGTGCGGACACTGAGCGCCTCTGCGAGGCCCGGACCGAGCTGGAGGCCATCTTGGGCTATGACGAGATGCGGGGCGTGCCTCTGGTGGTCCTGGCCAACAAGCAGGATCTGGCCACAGCACAGAGCCCCTCGGTGCTGGTGGAAGAGCTGGGGCTGCAGAGGTTGCTCGGCCATGATTGGCACGTGCAAACCTGCTGCGCCACCAGCGGCCAGGGGCTCGCGGAAGGCCTGGAGACACTGTCCGAAGTGATAAAAAAGCGCAAAGAGGCTATGTAAAGCAAAGAGTGGGAGACCTGATAATTTTCTCAGAACACGATGGTTCTGGCAATCATCCATGGGATTGGTAATGTGAGACTGAGTACAGGACATCGTTTTTACTCTCCTGACTGGATAGTTCCCGGATAACAAAATGTTCTGCAGTGAAGATAAAACGCCGCAGATTTAGGGTCTGGCGCCATCTAATGGTAGTAGAAGTGTTAGCTACTTCGTCAGCAACAAATCGGGCAGGTTTGCTCTAAAATCTGTAACTGTGCGTTAGGTGTGAGGGGCCCTCAAAAAGCGCTGGACCTGTGTATTTCTAATAACTTCTATGCCTCAGCGCCCATTGTCCACGGTGGGCCTGCACTGTGGGAGCTAATGCATTCGTTTATGGCTAATACAAATCGATGCTTTAAAACTACGTAATGAAAGAACCAACTTGACATGCAGAATATCGTTCAGAAATATACCAAAATATACAGGCAAACTCCATT encodes:
- the LOC138299376 gene encoding uncharacterized protein, which gives rise to MGLVMSMVKEALGGFFGRKARIVMMGLDAAGKTSILYKLKMNQTVATIPTIGFNVETVKTSKNEFFTIMDVSGRKNIRGLWKSYFTDTDALIFVVDSADTERLCEARTELEAILGYDEMRGVPLVVLANKQDLATAQSPSVLVEELGLQRLLGHDWHVQTCCATSGQGLAEGLETLSEVIKKRKEAM